The window GGCAGGTGAAACCTGGCCAGTGAAACTCACCGGCGCCGCGCCGGTAACGGCTAATGAATTGGAAGTCACTATGCCAATACCTGTGGAAGAGGGTAGTGATTTATTGATTCGCCGGTACTGGGCTCAGGAGCCACCAACCATCGATGTGGATGGGGTTCCGATAAGCACGCCGTTTGAACTGCTTGATGGAGAAGTCTTTAACGCGCCGGACAAAATCCCTGGAACGGCCGATGTTATGGTTGAAAGTAAACTCAATACCGACTTGGGTGTGACTATTCACCAGAAGGTGTTGGCCTGGGATGAAGACGACTATAACAACTTCGTCATCCATGACTGGACATTCACCAATACCGGCAATATCGACACGGATCCTGAAGTCGAACTGCCGAACCAGGTGTTGGATGACCTGTACTATCTGAGAGCCGCACGTCTCGAATTGTGGAATTCAGACTATTGGTATAGTGGACGTGGTGAATTTGAAGAAGATTCACTTCGCATTCGGTTTGCATATCCCGGCGATCTGTTTGGTGGTCGTGACCTGACTGGAAACACACCGCAGCACGGTGGCGGCGATCCAATGCCCGGGTGGCTCTGGAATGCACACTCCGTTGGGGAAGCTATCCTGCATGTCGACACCTCACCAACGGATCCGACGAATGACCCAAATCAGCCGTTTATGACTGCTACAGAAAACAGTGATTTACTCTGGATCCGGAATGATCCGTCTGCAACCGGTCCAGATGCCTGGGAAAAGGTTTACACCGTCATGAGTGAAGGCTGGGGCTGGAGAGGGAACGTACCCGAAATGGATGGATCGCGATATCCTGGTAAAACCCTGCGTCCTGGCAAGCATATGGTTCGGATGGAAGATCTCGGTGCCGAACGTGGCGCTATGGATATTTATGACCTGGAATGGGTGACCTACGGTGCCAGCTATTTTTGGTCAGCCGGCCCCTACACCCTGAATCCGGGAGAGTCCATCCGGATCGTATTCGCTAACGGATACGGTACGATGGACCCGATTAAGATTTGGGAAGTTGGCGAAGCATGGAGTGCCGGTACCGCTGGCGACAATCCGCCTCCGGGTATGACCTGGGATGCCGCGAACAACCAGGGTGATGTGGATAACATGACTGGCATATACGATGCATTTCCTGAAGTCTACAATAATAACAAAAACGACTGGGCCAAAGATGCCTGGGTCTTCACCGGGATTGACTCCTTGATGAAGAACATGAGCATTGCTCAGTGGATTAATGATAACAATTACGATGTGCCGAGCGCACCCCCTGCACCGTCAATCTCTGTCTCATCCTTGCCGGATGAGATATTGGTTGAGTGGGACGGAACACAGTCTGAAGCCGTAAGTGACTTTGCGGGTTACAGGCTCTATCGGTCAGAGGCACATTACTATGAAGGATACATCTACGACACGCGGGAGAAGGTCCACGGCGATTGGGAAATGATCGCAGAATTCGGACCTGGTGAAACCAGTTATCGCGATACAGACGTCCAGCGAGGTGTTGCATATTTTTACTATGTAACAGCTGTTGACGATGGCAGCGATCCTCCGGGTTGGAGTGGTCAGAGCAAGGTGATGGAAAGTGGAAAATGGATGAACATTACCACACAGGCTGCGCATCTGACCAGACCCGCTGGTAGTAGCCTTGAAGACATCCGGATTGTACCCAATCCATACAATATCTCCGCAGCAGAGTTGCAGTTCCCAGGAGAGCCGGATAAAATAATGTTTCTCAATCTGCCTCCTGAGTGTACGATCAGGATTTTTACTGAGAGCGGCGATTTGGTGAAAACTCTCGAGCATACTGATGGATCTGGTGATGAACCGTGGGGCAGACTTGTCACCCGGCATATGACCTCCTCGGATGATCAGATCGTCGTCAGTGGTATCTATATTGCACATATTGAAACTCCGGACGGTGACAGCATTTACAAGAAGTTCGTTATCGTCAGGTAAAGATGTATGTGCGGAATGAGATATGAACTTTCCGGGCTTTACCACTAACCTTACCCAGGTAAGGCCCGGAATAAAAACCGGGGGTTATACGACAATGAAACACGCTATTAAGATATTAACAGTTGCTTTACTCATAGCTGGCCTGGCCAGCCCGGCCCATTCAGATATAAAAAAGGTCGGGCAGACCGGACTCCAGTTTCTCAAAATTGGCACGAGTGCAAGGGCATCTGCCATGGGCGGAGCTTTTACCATGGTAGGGAATGATGCCAATGCACTATTTCACAACCCTGCTGGCATCGCAAATATGGACGAAAGTTTGGACTTTACGTCCGGGATGACCCAGTGGATAGCCGATATTAACTATAGCTCCGCTGCCGTAGTGAAAAACCTCGGCATCTTCGGGGCTGTCGGTGTGAGTGCTGTGTTTGCCGATTATGGTGACATTGAAGGTACTATGGTGGCCAATAATACCCAGGGATATACCGATGAAGGAAACGTCGATGTCGGAGCATATGCTGTTGGTGTAAGTTATGCCCGCGCACTGACAGCGGCTTTCAGTATCGGTGGCCAAGTTAAATATGCCTACCAGCATCTGGGAAGTAATGTTGTTGAGACAGGCGGAGAATCGATCAAAAATGAAGTGTCCGGTCTTGTCTATGATTTTGGAACTATCTTTTACACCGGTTTCAAAAGCCATAGAATCGGCATGAGCATCCGGAATTTCTCGCCGCAATTCGAATACGAGGAAACGCCATTTGATCTGCCGCTGACCTTCAATATCGGCACCGCTATGAACATCATGGATCTGGTCATGCCGAGTCACCAGAATCCGTTAGTGCTTTCCATTGATGCGGTCCATCCACGTGACTATACGGAACGTGTGCATGTTGGGGGTGAATACTGGTACAACAATATGATTGCCCTCCGTGCTGGATACAAGTTCAATTACGACGAAGAAAGCCTGACTGCCGGATTCGGTTTCAAACAGAGCCTGGCGGGCATAAATGTCAAGATTGACTATGCATACAGCGCGTTTGATCTGTTCGACTCGGTGAACAGGTTTTCATTCGGTCTGCAGTTTTAATTGACCGGATATAAATTTTCACATGCGGTTGCATGTGAGGCTTTACGAGAATGGATACATTACATGTTTTAAGGTGGTATATCCTTCTCACGGGAGAAAAGAATTATGCTGTAAAAAAGCCCTCCCAAAAGCAGACCCCGGCCCGATTGTAGTGATTCTTAAAGGAAGATGAGATAACGCATACAATTTTGCCGGGGTCTGTTTTATATCATGGAGGTAAGGAATTGAGATACAGAGGGAGCCTGGGGGACTATAGCGTGAACAGTTGGTGAGCGGTATATGCAATTTAATACGAGACAAGAGAACGACGTCTTGCAGTCTGTCACTCAAAGGCAATTGAGTCAGTAATCCGAAGAGATACGGGATAACGAGGAACGTCAAAGGACACTTAACCGGAGGGGGTTTTCTATGGGAAAAAAGTTAATTATTTTTAGTATTTCTCTGTTAATAGGGTCGCTGGTTCTTGCCCAGGCGGATGTAAACTCTGCCAGGATAAAGATCGATACAGAGCGTCAGATCGGTGACATCCATAAACATATCTATGGAAATTTCGCCGAACATCTCGGCAGATGTATCTATGGCGGCATCTATGATCCTGACTTTAAGAATTCAACAGAGGAAGGCTTTCGCAAAGATGTCCTGGAAGCGGCCAAGGGCTTAAATGTTTCATTGCTTAGATGGCCGGGTGGTAATTTTGTCTCTGGTTATCACTGGCAGGATGGAATCGGCCCAAAAGAAGATCGCCCGCAGCGAACTGATTTAGCCTGGCGTACGCCGGAATTCAATACCTTTGGTACTGATGAATTTATCGAATATTGTCGTGCGCTCGGAACCGAACCGTATTTTGCCGTGAATCTTGGGACAGGTACGCTGGACGAAGCCCGTCGTTGGGTGGAATACTGTAACATCGAATCTGGCCCATATTACGCGGAATTACGGAAAAAATACGGTCACGAAGAGCCGCATAATGTGAAGTACTGGTCACTCGGTAACGAGATGGACGGGTGGTGGCAAATGGGGCACAAGAACGCCACGGATTACGGGAAATTTGCCCGCGAAGCAGCGAAACTGATGAAATGGACTGATCCCAGCATCAAGCTGATTGCCGCTGGCTCATCAAACTTCTATGAAGGCGCCAGTCCCCACGACTGGAACGCTACGATTCTGGACTACTTGGTCGAATATGTAGATTATATTGCGCTCCACCTGTACGTGAGAAATAACGATAATAATTATTATAACTTTGTGGCTTCACCGCTTGAAATCGAGAAACGAACGGATATTGTCCGGGGACAGATTGGGGCGGCGCTGGACAAGGCTGAGCGTAATGAGCCAATTTATGTTGCCTGGGATGAATACAACGTATGGTACCGCGCCCGCGGCGGAGAAGATTCCAGAGGACGTCATGCGCTGGAGGAGAAGTACAACCTCGAAGATGCCATCGTTATTGCACAGTTTATGAATGCGTTTATACGGAATGCCGATATTGTAAAAATGGCGAATATGGCTCAGCTGGTAAATGTCATTGCGCCGATATTTACCAATGAAACGGATATGTATCACCAGACAATCTATTATCCGGTACAATTGTTTGCCAACAATTCGTTCGGGACTTCCCTGGATGCGTATGTTGATGTAGCGACCTACGATACCGAGGATTACGAAGACGTTCCCTACCTGGACGTCTCTGTTGCGTATGACGATGACAATACAGTGGTCATCAATGTGGTGAACCGGCATCTGGAAAACACGATAGAGACGGATGTCATAAGCCAGACCGGCGAATTTGCAGGGACTTTTGAAGTGTTTGAAGTGAATGGACCGGACATCAAAACACGGAATAACTTTGATGAAGAGCCGGTTCAAACGGTGGAAAAACCGTCCTTCAAGGCGAATGGCGAAAGTTTTACCTATGAATTTCCGCCGCACTCATACACGATGATCAAGGGCAAAATTAAGTAACAACCATTTTCGGGAGTGGACACAAGGGAGCCGGCGTCAAAGGTTAGTTATTTTGTGCTTCCGCTTAAAAAGTGATATCTCTGTCTGATAGGGATTGAAGTGCGGTAATTAGTCTAAAACGGTTCCGTAACATACGAGAATGCACGTGAGCAGAATCCGCTCGTCCGTGCATGTTATTCACAACTTAAGGAAAGGGACGATTATGGAGTCCACGAACAACCGATCCTGGATGCCACACAGATTGGCTTCGGGAGGCGCGATTATTCTGTCGGTGGTTTTATTACTACTGGGACCACATTCTCTGGAAGCTGCAGATGCTTCGAACAAGATGGTGATTAATGCCGACCTTGGCGAAAAAACTATCAGTAAACACATTTACGGGCATTTTGCCGAGCATCTTGGCCGGTGTATTTACGGCGGTATATGGGTTGGGGAGGATTCCCCGATACCAAATACGAACGGTATCCGGAATGACGTAGTGAAAGCGCTTCGTGGAATCGATATCCCGAATCTGCGCTGGCCCGGTGGCTGTTTTGCCGATACCTATCATTGGAAAGACGGAATCGGTCCCAAAGAAGAGCGTCCCACAATCGTGAATGTCCACTGGGGCGGTGTGACCGAAAATAATCATTTCGGTACGCATGAGTTTCTGGAACTGTGTGAGCAACTGGATACTGAACCGCTAATCTGCGCAAACATGGGCAGCGGAACCGTCCGCGAAATGGCCGAATGGGTAGAATACGTCAATTTTGATGGTAAGAGCCCAATGGCCGATCTTCGCCGGGCGAACGGTCGCGATGATCCGTGGAAAGTGAAGTATTGGGGCATCGGCAACGAGATGTGGGGCTGTGGTGGCGATATGACCGCCAAACAATACGCCGATGAATTTCGCCAGTACGCCAGCTTTGTAGAGGATTACGGCGATATCGATGTGGTGAAAATCGGCAGCGGTCCGAACAGCACCGATTACGAATGGACCGAAACCCTGATGAAGGAAACCACCAGCGGTTGGCGTCCGTCTATGGATGCAATGGATCTGCACTATTACACCCGAACACGTGGTGGTTTCCAGATGTTGGGCGATATGATGATTATCGATCGCTCCGGCCCGGAGCTCAGCCGATCTGCCACCGAATTCGGCGAACAGGAATGGTTCGTTACCCTGAATCAGGCGTTGCGGATTGATGAGATTATCGAAAACCATAGCACCATTATGGACAGGTATGATCCGCAGAAGCAGGTTGGGCTGTACGTTGGTGAGTGGGGCACCTGGCACGAGGTGGAACCCGGAACCAACCCCGGTTTTCTGTATCAGCAGAATACCCTTCGGGATGCGCTGGTAGCCGGCGTTTCACTCAACATATTTAATGAGCACGCTGACCGGGTTACCATGGCGAATATTGCCCAGACCGTGAACGTCCTCCAGGCGATGATCCTGACGGACGAGGAAAAGATGGTGTTGACGCCGACGTATCACGTATTCGAGATGTACAAGGTCCACCAGGAGGCGACTCTGCTTCCGCTGGATATGGAAACGGGAACATATTCATTGGAAACAGATTCTGAAGAGGAACAAGGCCGAGGGTTCTGGGGTCGCATGGGAGCAGGACAAAATTCTGTCCCGACCCTGAACGCTTCTGCATCCAGAAATGCCGACGGCAAAGTGCATATCACCGTCTGTAACCTTAACCCCAATGAATCTGCGGACCTGGAGTGTGACCTTCGGGGGATGAGTGCCAAAAAGGTCTCCGGCAGAGTTCTGACTGCATCAGATATGAATGCGCACAATACGTTTGACAATCCTGATGTGGTCAAACCGGAAAAATTTGATAACGTTAAATTGAACAAAGGAATGTTGACTGCAACACTTCCGGCCATGTCAGTGGTGGTGCTGGAAGTTCAATAGTGTTAATCTGAACTAAAAAAGTGGTTTTGAGATCGTTTTTCTGTTAAAATCAAGCGCCCCATCACGGTTAATTGATGAGTCGGTGCAATCTCAAAACCACTTTTTATTTATTTGGAGCAATCGGTGTCAAAAGCCAGGGAGTATGCCGGGAAAAACCTGTCACGTGGAAAACGCTGGCTGTTTACCTTTGTACTGATAGTTATTATCCCGCTCATTTTACTGCTCCTGCTTGAGGCCGGATTAAGAATTACCGGCTACGGATATTCTCCGGACTTTTTGGTGAAGCAGACAATCAACGGCCAGGAATTTTTCACCGATAATACACAATTCAGTTATCGGTTTTTCCCCAGGGAATTAGCCCGTCCGGCGCAACGATTGGCTATACCGATCGATAAATCGCCTGACGAATTTCGTATCGTTGTGCTGGGGGCCTCAGCCGCTATGGGCGATCCGGACTATTCCTTTGGGGTCAGTCGTATCCTGGAGGAACTGCTGCAACATCAATATCAGGAAAGGAAGATCCGGGTAATCAATGCGGCGATTACGGCGATTAACAGCAATGTTGTACTGCCGATTGCCAGAGATATCGCCAAATTGGAGCCGGATGTGCTGATTGTGTACCTCGGCAATAACGAGGTGATCGGGCCGTACGGCCCGGGAACAGTATTCGCCCCGTTCGCGGCGAATCTGGGACTCATCCGCGCCAATATTTTCCTGAAATCTACAAAGATTGGGCAAATGGTAAACGATATCAGCCGCGGGCTGCAATCAGGAGAAGTAAAACAGGAGACATGGGGCGGCGTAGATATGTTCACTGCTAACCGGATTCGTCACTCCGATCCACGGATGGAAAACGTATACAACCATTTTCAAAAGAATTTGCAGGATATTTCAGAGGCCGGAACCGATGTCGGAGCAAAGGTGATCCTTTCAACTGTTGGAACAAACCTGCAGGGCTGCCCGCCGTTTGCTGCACTGCATTCCAACCAAGTGGACAGCGCGTCCTTGCTTCAATGGGAAAATCTATATCAGCAGGGATTATCGGCAGAGGAATCTCAAGATTACGAAAGTGCAATCGGTCTCTACCAGGATGCTGCCAAAATTGATGGAGTTTATGCCGATCTGCATTTCCGGCTGGCAGAGAGCCATACAGAGGTGAACCAGAACGATTCTGCCAAAGCACATTATATAAGGGCGCGCGACCGGGACGCGCTGCGGTTCCGTGCTGACAGCCGTATCAATAAGATCGTTGAGGAAGTTGCAGAAGGATTTGGTGAAAAGACTGCCGCCTTAACGAATGCGACAAACATTTTCCAATCCGACTCAGACGATGGCATCCCCGGGGAAAACCTGTTTTATGACCATGTCCACATGAATTTTCGTGGAAATTATCTCCTCGCTAAAAAGTTGGCGAAACAGGCTGCCGAACTGCTTGACCTTGGAGAGTCCGGGGAAGTGCTGACTCAGGAGGAATGTGAAAATCGTCTGGCATTTACACTCTATGATCAGGTGCGAATAGAACGGGAAATCCTGAACAGGTTGCAGTCCCCGGCGTTTGCCAACCGGATGGATAACGAGGAGGCTGTTCGGGAGGCGGAGGCGAACCTGGAACAAAAGCAAAACCGGTTACGCGCAGATGTTCGGCTGGCCACAGTAGAAAATGAATATAAACAGGCAATTGCTCTTAATGAACAGGACTGGATTCTGCGGAAAAATTACGGACTCTTTCTCCTGGAGGCGAGGAATAAGCCTGACCTCGCAGAGGAGCAGTTCCGGTTTGTGTTGGAGCGCTTTCCGTACGACTATCTCTCCCAGAATAATCTCGGAATGGCTTACGCACGTCAGGGGAAACTCCATGATGCTATTGGCCGGTTTGAGCAAGCATTGGAGCTCAAACCCGGTTTCACAGAGGCGCATTTCAATATAGCGCGAATTCTTGAGCAACAGGACAGGTATGAAGAAGCTCATACGCATTATAACCAGGCCCACCTGACTCCGGAAGAGATGACCGATCTCTACATCCGGTATGCACAATACCTTTCAGAAACAGGGCAGAGAGACCAGGCGGTGATGCGCCTCCGCGAAGCAATTCACCGTACACCGAATTCCCCAAAGGCCTATTTAATGCTCGGGAATTTGTACGAGAATACGGGACACCCGGACTCAGCTATTAAATATTTGTCGGAGGCGGTGCGACTCGGTTCGGAAAATACTAAGGCGCATATAGACCTGGGAACGTTATTGTTTAAGCGGGAGAATTACCCCGAGGCTGAAAACCATTATAAGCGCGCATTGGAACTATCACCGGACCTGCCGGAGGTGCAAAACAATCTGGGATTGGCCCTGGTTCAGCAGGGTAAATTTGCCGAGGCAATTCCGCACTTTCGAAAGGCCGTGGAAAGTCGCCCTGATTATCTCGCGGCGCGCGGGAATCTCGCCGGCGCACTCAGCCGGGTGGGACGCAATGACGAGGCTATCACCCAGCTCGAAGGAGCGATACGGTTCAACCCGAACAATCCCAGTATTCACAATAATCTGGGGGCACAGTTATTGAATGCCGGAAAAGTTGAGGAAGCCATCACACACTTTAAAAAGGCATTAGAACTCGACCCCGATCTGTACAGCGCAAAAAATAATCTGAATTATGCTCTATCGCTTTTGGAGAATGATGATGGGTAATGTTTCTCCTTTGGATAAGCGTGAAATTTCCATTGGGGTTAGTGTATGTAATCATTATGAAAGATGAGGGCAGGATGGAAAGTCAAAGTAACACCGGGTTAAGGATTCATCGATTAGGGTTGTGTGTATTGTTCACCATTGTACTGCTGATTGTACTGCCTGGAAAGGGTATTACTCAACAGGGTGACATTGGAGTCCATGATCCGGTGATGATTCAGCAGGACGGTACGTACTACATTTTTCACACAGGATGGGGAATCTCCATTAAAAAATCCGAGGATATGGTCACCTGGGAGGACGCCGGTCGTGTTTTCGAGGATCCGCCGGAGTGGGCCCTGAATTCCATTGAGCGGTTTCGCGGACACATCTGGGCCCCGGACATTGCGTACCATGACGGGAAATACTATCTCTACTATTCCGTGTCGGCTTTTGGCAGAAATACGTCAGCCATAGGTGTTGCGACCAATACCACCCTCCACCAGGACGATCCGGATTACGAATGGATCGACCATGGCCCGGTGGTTGAATCCGTGCCGGGGAGAGATCTCTGGAATGCAATTGATCCGAATCTGGCGTTCGAAGAGGATGGAACTCCCTGGCTCACATTCGGCTCATATTGGCTCGGGATGAAACTGGTGAAATTGCAGGATAATCTGACTTCCGTCGTGACGGATACATCTCTGGAATGGCATACTATTGCTGCGCGGCACCGCTATTGGAAGCTGGATGAGCGAGCTGCCGGGAATTCAGAGAACGGAGACGTGGAAGCCCCGTTCATTTTCAGGAAGAATGGCTGGTATTACCTCTTCGTCTCCTGGGATCGCTGCTGCGCCGGCGAGGAGAGCACCTACAAAGTCGTGGTTGGCCGCTCCAAGGATATTACCGGGCCCTACGTGGACAGAGCCGGACAAAAGATGATTCACGGCGGTGGCACGCTGGTTGTCGGCGGGAACGAGGATTACGCCGGCATCGGGCATCAGGCGGCCTACACCTTCGATGGCAAAGATTATCTCATCGCTCACGGCTATGACCTGTCCGACGACGGAAACTCCAAGCTGCTCATCATGGAAATGACCTGGGATGACGACGGCTGGCCGCAGGTTACAGTAAAGTAGGGTATAGGGTATAGGAACAACCGGTTGGTAGTTCCTGCTTTAGCAGGTTTTGGCCCTTGAAATGAAAAAAGAGACGTGTAGCCAGAGACCGGAGATAGGAAAGATGGGATAAGGTATAATGGTATAGGGTATAAGGTATAAGGGAAGCACTTCCGTCGCTGATCGCTCAAAGCGTCGGTGACGGTGCTAGGATTAAAAAAAAATGTAGAATGAAGATTGATTAAAAAATAAATGACAATGCCTATTGCGGAAAAGATTGGAAACTGGAGGCCGGAGACAGGAGCCTGGAAAGATGGAAAGCTGGAAAAGACATTTACGCAACCTGCTGGCGACGTATGGAGCGGTTACCGACAGAAAAAGGAAACCTTACGCAATACGTAATACGCAATACGCAACACTTAGCATAATTCCGAGTGCAATTGAGCGAGAATTAATTTCGACCTTCTGAGGAGAATCATGATCAAAAAAATTGTTGCTATGATAATTTTCGCCTGCTTTTTGTCCGGAGGAATCACCAACGCCCAGCCCAGAGACGTCGGAGTCCACGATCCGGTGATGATTAAACAGGACGACACATATTACATCTTTCACACCGGACGGGGTATCTCGGTAAAGTCCTCCACCGAT is drawn from Candidatus Neomarinimicrobiota bacterium and contains these coding sequences:
- a CDS encoding alpha-N-arabinofuranosidase encodes the protein MPHRLASGGAIILSVVLLLLGPHSLEAADASNKMVINADLGEKTISKHIYGHFAEHLGRCIYGGIWVGEDSPIPNTNGIRNDVVKALRGIDIPNLRWPGGCFADTYHWKDGIGPKEERPTIVNVHWGGVTENNHFGTHEFLELCEQLDTEPLICANMGSGTVREMAEWVEYVNFDGKSPMADLRRANGRDDPWKVKYWGIGNEMWGCGGDMTAKQYADEFRQYASFVEDYGDIDVVKIGSGPNSTDYEWTETLMKETTSGWRPSMDAMDLHYYTRTRGGFQMLGDMMIIDRSGPELSRSATEFGEQEWFVTLNQALRIDEIIENHSTIMDRYDPQKQVGLYVGEWGTWHEVEPGTNPGFLYQQNTLRDALVAGVSLNIFNEHADRVTMANIAQTVNVLQAMILTDEEKMVLTPTYHVFEMYKVHQEATLLPLDMETGTYSLETDSEEEQGRGFWGRMGAGQNSVPTLNASASRNADGKVHITVCNLNPNESADLECDLRGMSAKKVSGRVLTASDMNAHNTFDNPDVVKPEKFDNVKLNKGMLTATLPAMSVVVLEVQ
- a CDS encoding tetratricopeptide repeat protein encodes the protein MSKAREYAGKNLSRGKRWLFTFVLIVIIPLILLLLLEAGLRITGYGYSPDFLVKQTINGQEFFTDNTQFSYRFFPRELARPAQRLAIPIDKSPDEFRIVVLGASAAMGDPDYSFGVSRILEELLQHQYQERKIRVINAAITAINSNVVLPIARDIAKLEPDVLIVYLGNNEVIGPYGPGTVFAPFAANLGLIRANIFLKSTKIGQMVNDISRGLQSGEVKQETWGGVDMFTANRIRHSDPRMENVYNHFQKNLQDISEAGTDVGAKVILSTVGTNLQGCPPFAALHSNQVDSASLLQWENLYQQGLSAEESQDYESAIGLYQDAAKIDGVYADLHFRLAESHTEVNQNDSAKAHYIRARDRDALRFRADSRINKIVEEVAEGFGEKTAALTNATNIFQSDSDDGIPGENLFYDHVHMNFRGNYLLAKKLAKQAAELLDLGESGEVLTQEECENRLAFTLYDQVRIEREILNRLQSPAFANRMDNEEAVREAEANLEQKQNRLRADVRLATVENEYKQAIALNEQDWILRKNYGLFLLEARNKPDLAEEQFRFVLERFPYDYLSQNNLGMAYARQGKLHDAIGRFEQALELKPGFTEAHFNIARILEQQDRYEEAHTHYNQAHLTPEEMTDLYIRYAQYLSETGQRDQAVMRLREAIHRTPNSPKAYLMLGNLYENTGHPDSAIKYLSEAVRLGSENTKAHIDLGTLLFKRENYPEAENHYKRALELSPDLPEVQNNLGLALVQQGKFAEAIPHFRKAVESRPDYLAARGNLAGALSRVGRNDEAITQLEGAIRFNPNNPSIHNNLGAQLLNAGKVEEAITHFKKALELDPDLYSAKNNLNYALSLLENDDG
- a CDS encoding PorV/PorQ family protein, giving the protein MKHAIKILTVALLIAGLASPAHSDIKKVGQTGLQFLKIGTSARASAMGGAFTMVGNDANALFHNPAGIANMDESLDFTSGMTQWIADINYSSAAVVKNLGIFGAVGVSAVFADYGDIEGTMVANNTQGYTDEGNVDVGAYAVGVSYARALTAAFSIGGQVKYAYQHLGSNVVETGGESIKNEVSGLVYDFGTIFYTGFKSHRIGMSIRNFSPQFEYEETPFDLPLTFNIGTAMNIMDLVMPSHQNPLVLSIDAVHPRDYTERVHVGGEYWYNNMIALRAGYKFNYDEESLTAGFGFKQSLAGINVKIDYAYSAFDLFDSVNRFSFGLQF
- a CDS encoding arabinan endo-1,5-alpha-L-arabinosidase, which produces MESQSNTGLRIHRLGLCVLFTIVLLIVLPGKGITQQGDIGVHDPVMIQQDGTYYIFHTGWGISIKKSEDMVTWEDAGRVFEDPPEWALNSIERFRGHIWAPDIAYHDGKYYLYYSVSAFGRNTSAIGVATNTTLHQDDPDYEWIDHGPVVESVPGRDLWNAIDPNLAFEEDGTPWLTFGSYWLGMKLVKLQDNLTSVVTDTSLEWHTIAARHRYWKLDERAAGNSENGDVEAPFIFRKNGWYYLFVSWDRCCAGEESTYKVVVGRSKDITGPYVDRAGQKMIHGGGTLVVGGNEDYAGIGHQAAYTFDGKDYLIAHGYDLSDDGNSKLLIMEMTWDDDGWPQVTVK
- a CDS encoding fibronectin type III domain-containing protein codes for the protein MKKRNMLTFGLLLCVFAFLSIADAAERKAIQIGDYWAIVMNNTFVGEGSVPDHGQMAHVGHLRWPIPAFQNEGWYMGEADWVDEAGETWPVKLTGAAPVTANELEVTMPIPVEEGSDLLIRRYWAQEPPTIDVDGVPISTPFELLDGEVFNAPDKIPGTADVMVESKLNTDLGVTIHQKVLAWDEDDYNNFVIHDWTFTNTGNIDTDPEVELPNQVLDDLYYLRAARLELWNSDYWYSGRGEFEEDSLRIRFAYPGDLFGGRDLTGNTPQHGGGDPMPGWLWNAHSVGEAILHVDTSPTDPTNDPNQPFMTATENSDLLWIRNDPSATGPDAWEKVYTVMSEGWGWRGNVPEMDGSRYPGKTLRPGKHMVRMEDLGAERGAMDIYDLEWVTYGASYFWSAGPYTLNPGESIRIVFANGYGTMDPIKIWEVGEAWSAGTAGDNPPPGMTWDAANNQGDVDNMTGIYDAFPEVYNNNKNDWAKDAWVFTGIDSLMKNMSIAQWINDNNYDVPSAPPAPSISVSSLPDEILVEWDGTQSEAVSDFAGYRLYRSEAHYYEGYIYDTREKVHGDWEMIAEFGPGETSYRDTDVQRGVAYFYYVTAVDDGSDPPGWSGQSKVMESGKWMNITTQAAHLTRPAGSSLEDIRIVPNPYNISAAELQFPGEPDKIMFLNLPPECTIRIFTESGDLVKTLEHTDGSGDEPWGRLVTRHMTSSDDQIVVSGIYIAHIETPDGDSIYKKFVIVR
- a CDS encoding alpha-N-arabinofuranosidase, with amino-acid sequence MGKKLIIFSISLLIGSLVLAQADVNSARIKIDTERQIGDIHKHIYGNFAEHLGRCIYGGIYDPDFKNSTEEGFRKDVLEAAKGLNVSLLRWPGGNFVSGYHWQDGIGPKEDRPQRTDLAWRTPEFNTFGTDEFIEYCRALGTEPYFAVNLGTGTLDEARRWVEYCNIESGPYYAELRKKYGHEEPHNVKYWSLGNEMDGWWQMGHKNATDYGKFAREAAKLMKWTDPSIKLIAAGSSNFYEGASPHDWNATILDYLVEYVDYIALHLYVRNNDNNYYNFVASPLEIEKRTDIVRGQIGAALDKAERNEPIYVAWDEYNVWYRARGGEDSRGRHALEEKYNLEDAIVIAQFMNAFIRNADIVKMANMAQLVNVIAPIFTNETDMYHQTIYYPVQLFANNSFGTSLDAYVDVATYDTEDYEDVPYLDVSVAYDDDNTVVINVVNRHLENTIETDVISQTGEFAGTFEVFEVNGPDIKTRNNFDEEPVQTVEKPSFKANGESFTYEFPPHSYTMIKGKIK